The Pygocentrus nattereri isolate fPygNat1 chromosome 2, fPygNat1.pri, whole genome shotgun sequence genome has a window encoding:
- the LOC108440653 gene encoding probable G-protein coupled receptor 141 isoform X2, which produces MAEASNVTTPTSMLPIEYRMSLVFLYTLIFLGGSIGAGFMSTVLKSNMLSITTVSMINLLVVHLLFLLTVPFRIYYYISNHWALGRDFCKMVSAMIHAHMYLSFIFYIVLLAARYLAYFEWGHRLEFYRALHAVIASVSLWAIILGSALPASLITYGSVPNGSISNEVCFDFGDALQSVSVQILNYIISAVVLLAWIVLACIQLWILWRVYGKYGRASFAHQEFWAQIKSLCFVLIMFLCFVPYNVFRIYYVSKHWSNLQIVNEVFLAITAFSCFDMLTFAGRCVWRPAYGQCCTLCERRR; this is translated from the coding sequence ATGGCTGAAGCATCCAACGTCACAACCCCAACCTCCATGCTCCCAATCGAATACAGGATGAGTCTCGTGTTCCTCTACACGCTCATCTTCCTTGGGGGCAGCATAGGCGCCGGCTTCATGAGCACCGTCCTGAAGTCCAACATGCTGTCCATCACCACCGTGTCCATGATCAACCTGCTGGTTGTGCACCTGCTCTTCCTCCTGACCGTACCCTTCCGCATCTACTACTACATCAGCAACCACTGGGCCCTGGGCCGCGACTTCTGCAAGATGGTCAGCGCGATGATCCATGCCCACATGTACCTCAGCTTCATCTTCTACATCGTTCTCCTGGCAGCACGGTACCTGGCCTACTTCGAGTGGGGCCACCGGTTGGAGTTTTATCGCGCTCTGCATGCAGTCATCGCCAGCGTGAGCTTGTGGGCCATCATCCTGGGCAGCGCTCTGCCTGCCAGCCTCATCACTTATGGATCTGTACCAAATGGAAGCATAAGTAACGAAGTGTGCTTTGACTTTGGTGATGCTCTCCAAAGCGTCAGCGTTCAAATCCTGAACTACATCATCAGTGCTGTGGTGCTGCTGGCCTGGATTGTTTTAGCCTGCATCCAGCTGTGGATCCTGTGGCGAGTTTACGGAAAATATGGCCGGGCCTCGTTCGCTCATCAGGAGTTTTGGGCTCAGATTAAAAGCCTGTGCTTCGTGTTGATCATGTTTCTTTGCTTTGTGCCCTACAATGTGTTCAGGATATATTACGTGAGCAAGCACTGGAGCAACCTTCAGATAGTCAATGAGGTTTTCCTGGCTATCACTGCCTTCAGCTGCTTCGACATGCTCACATTTGCCGGCAGGTGTGTGTGGCGGCCTGCTTACGGACAGTGCTGCACTTTATGTGAAAGGAGAAGATGA
- the LOC108440653 gene encoding probable G-protein coupled receptor 141 isoform X1, whose translation MTMAEASNVTTPTSMLPIEYRMSLVFLYTLIFLGGSIGAGFMSTVLKSNMLSITTVSMINLLVVHLLFLLTVPFRIYYYISNHWALGRDFCKMVSAMIHAHMYLSFIFYIVLLAARYLAYFEWGHRLEFYRALHAVIASVSLWAIILGSALPASLITYGSVPNGSISNEVCFDFGDALQSVSVQILNYIISAVVLLAWIVLACIQLWILWRVYGKYGRASFAHQEFWAQIKSLCFVLIMFLCFVPYNVFRIYYVSKHWSNLQIVNEVFLAITAFSCFDMLTFAGRCVWRPAYGQCCTLCERRR comes from the exons ATG ACCATGGCTGAAGCATCCAACGTCACAACCCCAACCTCCATGCTCCCAATCGAATACAGGATGAGTCTCGTGTTCCTCTACACGCTCATCTTCCTTGGGGGCAGCATAGGCGCCGGCTTCATGAGCACCGTCCTGAAGTCCAACATGCTGTCCATCACCACCGTGTCCATGATCAACCTGCTGGTTGTGCACCTGCTCTTCCTCCTGACCGTACCCTTCCGCATCTACTACTACATCAGCAACCACTGGGCCCTGGGCCGCGACTTCTGCAAGATGGTCAGCGCGATGATCCATGCCCACATGTACCTCAGCTTCATCTTCTACATCGTTCTCCTGGCAGCACGGTACCTGGCCTACTTCGAGTGGGGCCACCGGTTGGAGTTTTATCGCGCTCTGCATGCAGTCATCGCCAGCGTGAGCTTGTGGGCCATCATCCTGGGCAGCGCTCTGCCTGCCAGCCTCATCACTTATGGATCTGTACCAAATGGAAGCATAAGTAACGAAGTGTGCTTTGACTTTGGTGATGCTCTCCAAAGCGTCAGCGTTCAAATCCTGAACTACATCATCAGTGCTGTGGTGCTGCTGGCCTGGATTGTTTTAGCCTGCATCCAGCTGTGGATCCTGTGGCGAGTTTACGGAAAATATGGCCGGGCCTCGTTCGCTCATCAGGAGTTTTGGGCTCAGATTAAAAGCCTGTGCTTCGTGTTGATCATGTTTCTTTGCTTTGTGCCCTACAATGTGTTCAGGATATATTACGTGAGCAAGCACTGGAGCAACCTTCAGATAGTCAATGAGGTTTTCCTGGCTATCACTGCCTTCAGCTGCTTCGACATGCTCACATTTGCCGGCAGGTGTGTGTGGCGGCCTGCTTACGGACAGTGCTGCACTTTATGTGAAAGGAGAAGATGA